The genomic segment AACATTGCAGCAGGTACAGGAAGAGCCATACTACCAACAGAGTGTGCAGTGGTCCTCCTTAAAACGCCACACATAATTCACTATTTATGGCACCTTGCAAAGGATGTTGCATGAGGTCAGCCTCTGCAGACTGTGTGCAAGAAGAGGACCACTGATCATCAAATGACACAAAACTGCAAGGTTAAACTTTGCCAAAGAACACAAAGAGAGGCCTGATGAACACTGACAGCACAAGCTTTATGCatcagatgaaaccaaaataaattcaGATGAGATCATACGGGGACAAGCTTTGAATCTTTTATGAAAAGTAAAGGCAGATGTACAGAatattgaaaaagtaaaagaatgGAATCTGATTAATCAAGGTTGCACTGAATTCTGTTGCAGTTGGACCTTTCATTATAGTTACATTGGTCAAACATTTCTTCATTCTTTGgcaaaaaagacataaaattgTATTAAATGGACTGGATTTTCAATTACTCAACATTGTAGTGATATTGATCAGTGGTGTAGTTATTGAACTGCTGAAAGACTGAATTGTCTCTTCTGGTTATTTTGTGAATTGTTTAGGCTTCCCATACCAAAATTGGAGGATACTATCAGGAGGTATTTAGCTGCCCAGAGGCCTCTGTTGGATGATGACCAGTTCAGGTATGTTCTAGCAAGGAAATCAACCCTTTTCATTAATGGACAGTACTAACACTTCAAGTCTTTcaaaaatcttttctttgtgtcctcagagccacagagaaacTTGCACAGGATTTCCAAAGCGGTGTGGGGAAACAGTTGCACGAGGAACTGATAGCCCAGGATAAAAACAATAAGCACACAAGCTACATTTCAGGTGACTGTGCCATTCTAATGAACCTGAAATTGAATCATTTCTAAAATTCACACAAGTACTAATGTATCCTCTTGAATTACTTTTATTTCAGGGCCATGGTTTGATATGTACCTGTCTGCACGTGACTCAGTGGTGCTGAACTTCAACCCCTTCATGTCCTTCAATCCTGACCCTCAGACTCAGTACAATGACCAGCTTGTACGGGCAACTAATATGGTGTGCTCAGCGGTGCGCTTCATGAAAACGCTGCGAGCTGGATTACTGGAGCCGGAGGTTTTCCATCTAAACCCGGCAAAGAGCGACACAGATGGCTTCAAAAAGTTAATCCGCTGGGTCCCATCCTCTCTGTCTTGGTATGGAGCCTACATGGTGAACGCTTACCCCCTGGACATGTCTCAGTACTTTCGTCTCTTCAACTCAACTCGCATTCCCAAGCGTGGGCGAGATGAGCTCTTCACCGATGAGAAAGGGCGACATCTTCTGGTTATGAAAAAAGGCAATATCTATGCATTTGATATCGTGGACAGGGATGGGAATTTAGTGAAGCCCGCAGAGATCCAGTCCCActtgaaatacattttgtctGACCCGACACCAGCACCTGCCTTTCCTGTTGGTGTGCTGACCAGTGAGAACAGGGATGTGTGGGCTGGGCTGAGGGACAAGCTGTCAGCTGCTGGGAACGCAGAGAATTTACAGCTTGTCGACAGcgctcttttctgtctctgcctggATGATGAAAGCATGCGAGATCACATTCACATCTCCCACAACATGCTGCACGGCGACGGCTGTAACCGCTGGTACGACAAGTCCTTCAGCATCATTCTCACCAAAGACGGACAGGCGGCCATTAATTTTGAGCACTCCTGGGGCGATGGTGTAGCTGTGCTCCGCTTTCAGAATGAGATCTtcaaagacacaacagagcagcCTTTGGTACATccaggctctgctgctgctgctgtggattcAGCCTCCGCTGTGCGCAGACTGCAGTTCAAACTGGACAGCGAGCTGGAGGCTGGTATCAAAAAAGCCAAGGAGAACTTTGATTCAGCCGTGTCAAAACTCACCATCGACGCCATGGAGTTCAAAAGGGGTGGGAAGGAACAGTTAAAGAAGAGCAAGTTGAGTCCAGATGCGATATCCCAACTGGCCTTTCAGATGGGCTTCCTGAGGCAGTACGGAGAGACAGTGGCCACATATGAATCATGTAGCACTGCAGCATTCAAGCATGGTCGCACAGAGACAATCCGACCAGCTACCATACACACCAAACAATGTTCACATGCCTTTGTTTGCCAGCCGGGACAGCACAGTGTGGAGCAGCTACGGGGCATGCTCAATGAATGCTCGAAGTATCATGGGCAGCTCACCAAGGAAGCAGCTATGGGTGTGTATAagacatatttacatatattttaatcaTAATGACATGAATTATTTAGGCTGTCCCACAGATAGAGAATTGACATGTTTTACTCGCAGTCATTACACTTTAACATATTTCTCCATTCCTGATGGTGATTTTATATGCAAGTCAAGATGCTAGGCAGCCCAGGCTAACTAGGTCAGGAATGGATCCACAACTCAAGAGATATGTATGCTCTATGAGCCAAACTAATGTAGGCCTCAGTTGAGATATATCACCTGAGGCCTACACTCTT from the Lates calcarifer isolate ASB-BC8 linkage group LG17, TLL_Latcal_v3, whole genome shotgun sequence genome contains:
- the cpt2 gene encoding carnitine O-palmitoyltransferase 2, mitochondrial, whose product is MASLLSVQCISSLRKSGSVINLRTVTLGVNKRNYSSKKASSTEYLHESVVPSMHYQKSLPRLPIPKLEDTIRRYLAAQRPLLDDDQFRATEKLAQDFQSGVGKQLHEELIAQDKNNKHTSYISGPWFDMYLSARDSVVLNFNPFMSFNPDPQTQYNDQLVRATNMVCSAVRFMKTLRAGLLEPEVFHLNPAKSDTDGFKKLIRWVPSSLSWYGAYMVNAYPLDMSQYFRLFNSTRIPKRGRDELFTDEKGRHLLVMKKGNIYAFDIVDRDGNLVKPAEIQSHLKYILSDPTPAPAFPVGVLTSENRDVWAGLRDKLSAAGNAENLQLVDSALFCLCLDDESMRDHIHISHNMLHGDGCNRWYDKSFSIILTKDGQAAINFEHSWGDGVAVLRFQNEIFKDTTEQPLVHPGSAAAAVDSASAVRRLQFKLDSELEAGIKKAKENFDSAVSKLTIDAMEFKRGGKEQLKKSKLSPDAISQLAFQMGFLRQYGETVATYESCSTAAFKHGRTETIRPATIHTKQCSHAFVCQPGQHSVEQLRGMLNECSKYHGQLTKEAAMGQGFDRHLFALRYLANSKGQALHSLYTDPAYAAINHNILSTSTLTSPAVSLGGFAPVVPDGFGVGYGVHDDWIGCNVSSYPARNVHEFLQCVHKSLEDIFTVLEGKPLS